From a region of the Arvicanthis niloticus isolate mArvNil1 chromosome 6, mArvNil1.pat.X, whole genome shotgun sequence genome:
- the LOC117710238 gene encoding transmembrane protein 92-like: MQDTWVLVPLTLIFGLLPSLQGVSINETVNTCDISNCPKGFSCCDNECCLERKVWNPQNDLFSVLYIILLVMLLRLFYGCLVWQSKNRELQHEVRTSDHQTPPDPPSIAPLESICTTSSDPEPPYFEVVLMPNPTEPPPPSSTSSLQPQA; this comes from the exons ATGCAGGACACCTGGGTCCTGGTCCCACTCACCTTGATCTTTGGCCTGCTTCCCAGTCTCCAAGGAGTAAGCATCAATGAG actGTAAACACATGTGACATCTC AAACTGCCCCAAAGGATTCAGCTGCTGTGACAATGAATGCTGTCTAGAAAGAAAGGTCTGGAATCCTCAAAATGATCTCTTCAG CGTCCTGTACATCATCCTATTGGTCATGTTACTTCGTTTGTTCTACGGCTGCCTAGTGTGGCAGTCCAAGAACAGAGAACTACAGCATGAGGTCAGAACATCAGATCATCAGACACCTCCAGACCCACCCTCCATTGCTCCCCTAGAGAGCATTTGCACCACCTCCTCGGATCCCGAACCACCCTACTTTGAG GTTGTTCTGATGCCAAATCCTACAGAACCACCTCCTCCCTCCAGCACCTCCTCCCTCCAGCCTCAGGCCTGA